The following proteins are co-located in the Syngnathus scovelli strain Florida chromosome 21, RoL_Ssco_1.2, whole genome shotgun sequence genome:
- the kat6b gene encoding histone acetyltransferase KAT6B isoform X3, producing the protein MVKLANPLFTEWILEAIQKIKRQKQRPSEERISHAVGTSHGLDRKTVLEQLELSVRDGSILKVTNKGSASYKDPASTGSIPPPASPIPSKESIWSSGELRHLDWNKILRRAIEGLDDTHGSSLKNIERYLRNQEDLAEAADNPAFRQRLRLAAKRSVNSGRLFKDGPRYQLGGTPRCPMARHSPLMSAALLPHEREQLRVDPIPICSFCLGTKESNRDKRPEELLSCADCGSSGHPSCLKFSPELTSRVKRLRWQCIECKTCSSCRIQGRNAHFEGVGDTCGLFLQDQMLFCDWCDRGFHMECCEPPVSAMPKGTWQCQVCRPKENTKKLLHRKADEIKRRYAKPVAAWPTNKLTQQTCPSSGDGSTAALGGRGSPGHHGELRARQEARSASVAAMSGAHVTHEDAQTFASVRHVATQRTGCQMNADATRRPAVIEFGKYEVQTWYSSPYPPEYSRLQKLYLCEFCLKYMRSKSILQRHANKCGWFHPPANEIYRKDCLSVFEVDGNVSKLFCQNLCLLAKLFLDHKTLYYDVEPFLFYILTKNDHKGCHLVGYFSKEKLCQQKYNVSCIMIMPQYQRQGFGRFLIDFSYLLTRQEGQAGSPEKPLSDLGRLSYLAYWKSVLLEYLYRRPDKHVSVKGISRATGMCPHDIAATLQHLGMIDRRGGRVVLIRKEGLIHGHVERLRAAPRRHQVDPDALRWSRSASLSAVLSEEEREAEMDAERLKEQASCWLKEERGSLAAAPPARRQTLTKMHCKVPYRTYERRHAPSWSRRARPPPNLGHRDRREEADEDVDSDGSPSVLPDKRKRSKRGRKRKRINSSVTTETISETTEVLNEPFDNSDDEGPVARLEHEEEEEEQSKSLIAPVKRRRGRPRLKDKPQQDLQQWNEDADVPPKRPGRPRPVKRKKGWPKGVKRGPPKWRLKNERKMGFKLNLLYTPPETPTEAERHLIQAEEERGETHRELHGGRALPAFDSEPPSPAEQRSPVSRSPENEDSDDSPERRDDERQDSEHESDSPTKDVDRSAEVAASPDNPNEEDEEEEVMARTEFALKDESQENTTQPESSHLGVSHASKETRECFLAPEQDDGDVESSRQEDDASVAPEYNRDAEAQTKEMSPLPAAQAPAVDCESEEESPPSPPQGHPPPPPPAKRPPFSAALRDGPPICTEIDSETARAVRSLTRESERDTAFQDCVESQDARRKAPSYAAVTPLEDCPQSELSSPLSSVHSHPSQSVRSVSSPAVSILEAGGYAQISPDHSAISVPSIHNLETSPMMDVPSVSDHSQQVVDSGFSDLGSIESTTENYENPSSYDSTMGGSVCGAGPSQGACPYGGMPPAGLAQSSCAISQQINPGACGMLPQNSLSSPPHCNVKSPQGCVAAAATERPPSAGQRGPHGQQHARHGPHNQHNQHNQHSHHHNQHLQHNQLSQHNQHAAAHNFHNQHVSQDAATQCAIPANFAAAVQLPDIPESGNPNLALYERINHQGEYAGGHYVQSSGLSLAKLQQFTNTFMEHPRSLAFNHSPSHPITSYANSPSLSAQHSGLVSLSQSSHRHPNPQVQAAMTPPPPPPAVMLQRNVGAPPAQRIQAQMAAKSHGSARSKSAPLSHHHHPHHPHHNHHHQQHQQQHHHHQQQQMYARQPQGVAMQAPARTLAAMPRVNMSVNIMPAPAYNSMNMAPLNAMNGYGMSQPMMNSGYHGSHAAAAAAYMNQSPQYSMQMGMMGTQPYAQQSVAAPPHGNMMYSPAGHHGYMNPAVSKQSLKGPFIRR; encoded by the exons ATGGTGAAACTCGCCAACCCTCTGTTCACGGAGTGGATTCTGGAGGCCATACAGAAAATCAAGAGGCAGAAGCAGCGGCCCTCGGAGGAGAGGATTTCCCACGCGGTGGGGACATCGCATGGACTGGACCGCAAGACGGTCCTGGAGCAGTTGGAATTAAGCGTTCGCGATGGCTCTATCCTCAAGGTTACCAACAAGGGGAGCGCCTCGTACAAGGACCCGGCGAGTACCGGGTCCATCCCGCCTCCCGCCTCGCCCATCCCGTCAAAGGAATCTATATGGAGTTCTGGCGAACTCCGCCACCTGGATTGGAATAAGATCCTGCGCAGGGCCATCGAGGGCTTGGACGACACGCACGGCTCCTCGCTCAAGAACATCGAGAGGTACCTGAGGAACCAGGAGGACCTCGCCGAGGCGGCCGACAACCCGGCCTTCCGCCAGCGCTTGCGGCTGGCGGCCAAGCGCTCGGTCAACAGCGGCAGGCTGTTCAAAGATGGCCCGCGGTACCAGCTCGGAGGGACCCCCAGGTGTCCCATGGCCAGGCATTCGCCGTTGATGTCAGCGGCGCTGCTACCCCATGAGCGGGAGCAG CTGCGGGTGGACCCCATCCCGATCTGCAGTTTCTGTCTTGGCACAAAAGAGTCCAACCGAGACAAACGTCCGGAGGAGCTGCTGTCCTGCGCCGACTGCGGGAGCAGCG GACATCCCTCGTGTCTCAAGTTCTCCCCCGAGTTGACCTCCCGAGTGAAACGATTACGGTGGCAGTGCATCGAATGCAAAACGTGCAGTTCCTGCCGAATCCAAGGGAGAAATGCG CACTTTGAAGGCGTCGGTGACACGTGTGGGCTCTTCCTACAGGACCAGATGCTCTTCTGCGATTGGTgcgaccggggcttccacatgGAGTGCTGTGAGCCGCCCGTGTCCGCAATGCCCAAAG GAACGTGGCAGTGCCAGGTCTGCAGGCCCAAGGAGAACACAAAGAAACTGCTGCACAGAAAAGCCGACGAGATCAAACGGCGATACGCCAAGCCCGTCGCCGCGTGGCCCACCAACAAGCTCACGCAACAAAC GTGTCCGAGCAGTGGTGACGGTTCCACGGCGGCACTCGGaggaagaggctcgcccg GCCACCATGGGGAGCTGCGGGCGAGACAGGAAGCCCGCTCTGCCTCAGTGGCGGCCATGTCCGGAGCGCACGTGACCCACGAGGACGCGCAGACCTTCGCCAGCGTCCGACACGTCGCCACGCAG AGGACAGGATGTCAAATGAATGCGGACGCCACGCGACGCCCGGCCGTTATCGAATTTGGCAAGTACGAAGTGCAAACCTGGTATTCGTCACCGTACCCGCCTGAATATTCCAG ATTACAAAAGCTTTACCTGTGCGAGTTCTGTCTGAAGTACATGAGAAGCAAAAGCATCCTCCAGAGGCACGCAAACAAGTGCGGCTGGTTCCACCCGCCGGCCAACGAGATCTACCGAAAGGACTGCCTCTCCGTCTTTGAG GTTGACGGAAATGTCAGCAAGCTGTTCTGCCAAAACCTCTGCCTGTTAGCCAAGCTCTTCCTGGATCACAAGACCTTGTATTACGACGTGGAGCCCTTCCTCTTCTACATCCTCACCAAGAACGACCACAAGGGATGTCATTTGGTGGGCTACTTTTCCAAG GAAAAGCTTTGCCAGCAGAAGTACAACGTCTCCTGCATTATGATCATGCCTCAGTACCAGCGGCAAGGATTCGGACGCTTCCTTATTGATTTCA GTTACCTTCTCACCAGGCAAGAAGGACAAGCGGGCTCCCCTGAGAAGCCGCTGTCAGATCTGGGTCGCTTATCCTACCTGGCATATTGGAAAAGTGTCCTCCTGGAGTATCTTTATCGGCGGCCGGATAAACACGTCAGCGTCAAAGGCATAAGCAGGGCCACGGGGATGTGTCCGCACGACATCGCTGCCACTCTGCAGCACCTGGGCATGATTGACAGACGGGGCGGACG GGTGGTGCTGATCCGAAAAGAAGGACTGATCCACGGCCACGTGGAGAGGCTGCGGGCCGCCCCGCGTCGCCACCAGGTGGACCCCGATGCCCTGCGCTGGTCGCGCTCCGCCTCGCTCAGCGCCGTCCTGTCTGAGGAGGAGCGGGAGGCGGAGATGGAT GCTGAGCGTCTGAAGGAGCAGGCCAGCTGCTGGCTGAAAGAGGAGCGAGGGAGCCTCGCCGCCGCCCCTCCCGCCCGCAGGCAGACGCTCACCAAGATGCACTGCAAGGTGCCCTACAGGACGTACGAGCGGCGCCACGCTCCGTCGTGGAGCCGACGCGCCCGGCCGCCGCCGAACCTCGGCCACCGCGACCGCCGGGAAGAAGCAGATGAAGACGTGGACTCGGATGGCTCGCCGTCCGTCCTCCCGGACAAACGAAAG aggagcaagagggggcgCAAGCGGAAAAGAATCAACAGCAGCGTCACAACCGAGACCATCTCCGAGACGACCGAGGTCCTGAACGAGCCCTTTGACAACTCTGACGACGAGGGTCCCGTGGCGCGGTTGGAacatgaagaagaggaggaggagcagagcAAGAGCCTGATAGCACCTGTGAAACGGCGGAGAGGTCGACCGAGGCTCAAGGACAAGCCGCAGCAAGATCTTCAACAATGGAACGAAG ATGCCGACGTCCCCCCCAAGAGACCCGGCAGACCTCGTCCCGTCAAGCGAAAGAAAGGCTGGCCCAAAGGAGTCAAACGAGGTCCTCCCAAGTGGCGCCTCAAGAACGAGCGCAAAATGGGCTTCAAGCTGAACCTTCTTTACACGCCGCCCGAAACACCCACCGAAGCGGAGCGACACCTCATCCAGGCCGAGGAGGAGCGGGGAGAAACCCACAGAGAGCTCCACGGCGGCAGGGCCTTGCCCGCTTTCGACTCCGAGCCCCCGAGCCCGGCCGAGCAACGCTCGCCCGTCAGCAGGTCTCCCGAGAACGAGGACAGCGACGATTCGCCGGAGCGCAGAGATGACGAGCGGCAAGATAGCGAGCACGAGTCGGACTCCCCGACCAAAGATGTGGATCGCAGCGCTGAAGTTGCCGCGTCGCCTGATAATCCCaatgaggaggacgaggaggaggaggtgatgGCCAGAACAGAGTTTGCGCTTAAAGACGAAAGCCAAGAGAATACAACGCAGCCTGAGAGCAGCCACCTCGGGGTGTCGCATGCTTCGAAGGAAACGCGTGAATGTTTTTTAGCTCCCGAACAAGACGATGGGGACGTTGAGTCAAGTCGGCAAGAAGATGACGCCAGCGTCGCCCCGGAATACAACCGGGATGCAGAGGCGCAAACCAAAGAAATGTCGCCGCTCCCTGCGGCCCAAGCGCCAGCTGTGGATTGTGAGTCAGAAGAGGAGAGCCCGCCCAGTCCTCCACAGGGGcacccgccgccgcctccgcccGCCAAAAGGCCACCCTTCAGTGCCGCACTCAGGGACGGCCCCCCGATCTGCACGGAGATAGACTCGGAGACGGCGCGAGCCGTTAGGTCGCTGACGAGGGAGAGCGAGCGCGACACGGCCTTCCAAGACTGCGTGGAGAGCCAGGACGCCCGCAGGAAGGCACCCAGCTATGCCGCCGTCACCCCTTTGGAAGACTGCCCGCAGTCGGAGCTCAGCAGCCCACTTTCCTCGGTGCACTCGCATCCCAGCCAGTCGGTGCGCTCCGTCAGCAGCCCGGCTGTGTCCATCCTGGAGGCGGGGGGCTACGCGCAGATCAGCCCCGACCACAGCGCCATCTCGGTGCCCTCCATCCATAACTTGGAGACCAGCCCCATGATGGACGTGCCGTCCGTGTCGGACCACTCGCAGCAGGTGGTGGACAGCGGCTTCAGCGACCTGGGCAGCATCGAGAGCACCACTGAGAACTACGAAAACCCCAGCAGCTACGACTCCACCATGGGGGGTAGCGTTTGCGGGGCCGGCCCCTCGCAGGGCGCCTGCCCCTACGGCGGCATGCCGCCCGCCGGGCTGGCCCAGAGCAGCTGCGCCATCAGCCAGCAAATCAACCCCGGTGCCTGCGGCATGCTTCCGCAGAACAGCCTGAGCTCTCCGCCTCACTGCAATGTCAAGTCGCCGCAGGGCTGCGTGGCGGCAGCGGCGACCGAGcggccccccagcgccggccaaCGCGGCCCGCACGGCCAGCAGCACGCCAGGCACGGCCCCCACAATCAGCACAATCAACACAACCAGCATAGTCACCACCACAATCAGCACCTGCAGCACAATCAGCTCAGCCAGCACAATCAACACGCCGCCGCGCACAACTTCCACAATCAGCATGTCTCGCAGGACGCCGCCACCCAGTGCGCCATCCCCGCCAACTTTGCTGCCGCCGTGCAGCTGCCCGACATCCCCGAGTCGGGCAACCCCAACTTGGCCCTCTACGAGCGGATCAACCACCAGGGCGAGTACGCCGGTGGCCACTACGTGCAGTCGTCGGGCCTCAGCCTGGCAAAGCTGCAGCAGTTCACCAACACCTTCATGGAGCACCCCCGCTCGCTGGCCTTCAACCACTCGCCCTCCCACCCCATCACGTCCTACGCCAACAGCCCCTCGCTTTCCGCGCAGCACTCCGGGCTGGTGTCCCTGTCGCAGAGCTCGCACCGCCATCCCAACCCCCAGGTGCAGGCGGCCAtgacgccaccgccgccgccaccggccGTGATGCTCCAGCGCAATGTGGGCGCTCCGCCGGCGCAACGCATCCAGGCGCAGATGGCGGCCAAGAGTCACGGCTCGGCACGCTCCAAGTCGGCGCCGCTCTCGCACCATCACCACCCTCACCACCCCCACcacaaccaccaccaccagcagcaccagcagcagcaccaccaccaccagcagcagcagatgtATGCGCGGCAGCCCCAGGGCGTGGCCATGCAGGCGCCGGCCCGCACGCTGGCGGCCATGCCGCGGGTCAACATGAGCGTTAACATCATGCCGGCGCCTGCCTACAACTCCATGAACATGGCGCCGCTCAACGCCATGAACGGCTACGGTATGAGCCAGCCCATGATGAACAGCGGCTACCACGGCagccacgccgccgccgccgccgcctacaTGAACCAGTCGCCCCAGTACTCTATGCAGATGGGCATGATGGGAACGCAGCCATACGCCCAGCAGTCCGTGGCGGCGCCGCCGCACGGCAACATGATGTACAGTCCGGCCGGTCACCACGGCTACATGAACCCGGCCGTGTCCAAGCAATCGTTGAAAGGGCCTTTCATCAGGCGGTAA